DNA sequence from the Candidatus Hydrogenedentota bacterium genome:
AGGCAGGCGCATGGCGCCGCAAGCCCCTCGATGCGCGCGTGGGGCAGCGCGCAGCCGTGTCCTATGGCCGATGTGCGGATCTCCTCGCGCGCGCGCACGGCGGCCAGGATCGCGGCCGCGTCCAGCAGGCGCCCATTGGCGGCGGGCGCCGCGGCGGACAACAGCGTGGAGAGCGTTTCGAGAAGCCCCCACTTGTCGGGCGCCGAGATATGCACGCGCACGAGGTCCGGTGTCACGAGTTTAGGCAGGTAGATCATGGGCGGGGCGCTTTCAGGAGGTTCGCGACGGAGCGGTCTGCCGGAAGGGAAAAACAGAAACGGGTTTTAAACCCATCCCGACAAAGTTTACATCGGAATAAGAATCGGTGTCAAATTGTTGATCGGAACCGCCCGTGCATTCCGATGGCCCGCGCGGGGGCGTCAATTCGCGCCGTGGCATCCGTATTTCGGCGCGTATTGTTTTCCCGTGGCGCGCGGCGGGAGGCCGATCGTGCCGTCATGCCCATTGGCGGACGCCTGCCCCGCCCCGTTGCTTCGCTTGATCCCGCGTCGCCGCCGGGGTAAGGTATGCGGAGGCGCGGCGGTTTCCCCCGAAAACAACCGGGGCCGGGTCGGGGCGCGCGCCGCCGGGCACACGGGTAAGGAAGACGCCATGCGCATGAGTGGGCCGATATTTGTCATCAGCAGCATGCTGGTGCTTCTGTTCCTGGTGATGCATCTGGTGGGGCGGCAGGCCGCCGTGCCGCCCGAAGTGTCCGATACCGCATTGCGCCGGGATCAGGTGCGCCAGCTGCTGAGTGGCGAGTACCACCGGGAGCCGCTCAAGAACCCGGATCTCGGTCCCGGCCGGTTGCGGTGTCTGGTGCGCGATGCGAGCGGCCAGGGGGCCTCCGGCGCCCGATTGCGGATTACCCCGATCCCGCCCGCGGCAAGTGTTTTGGTTCCACCCGCGCCCCACCCCCACTTCTGGGAGGTTTCCGCGGATGCGCGCGGGCAGGCGGCGATCGCGGGGCTGCCAGCCGGGGCCTTTCTTGTGCTTGCGACCCGCGCCGGCGATCATGCGGTTGCGCGGGTAGACGTGGGGGAGGGGAGCGGCATTGCGGAGGCGATCCTCGTGCTCTCGCCCAACGCGCCGCGCGCCGGTACGGTGAAGGATCGCGCCGGCGCGCCTGTCGCCGGGGCCACGGTTACGCCGCTGAGCGCGCGGGACTGGGCGGGCGTGGCCGAACCCTACCGCGCGCTACAGGCCGGGACCGACGAGAACGGCGCGTTCACCCTGCCCCACCTGCCTCCGGGCGAGTGGAATCTGTTTGTGGCCGCGCCGGGCCTCGCGCCCCGTGCCGTTCGCGCGGAAGGCGCCGAGCCGATCACCGCCGTCCTCGACACGGGCGAGACCATTTTCGCGCAGCTGCTGCGCGAGGGGGACGGGCGGCCGCTGGGGAACGTCAAGGTGGCGCTTCGGGCGACCGATCCGCCCGGCGAAACGTACACCGTGCAGACGAGCGGCAGCGGGCACTTCACGGTGGATCATGTTCGTCCGGCGACGTATGCGCTGTCCCTGATATCGGATACCTACACCGCGAGCGCGTCGCTGACGGTGGCGCCCGGCCAGCGCGCGGGCCTTGTGCCGGCGACGCCGGAGTCGCGGAACATGCGCATCGATCCGCTGACCGGAACGGCGGTTGCGACGCCGGCATCCGGGCGCGCCCCATCGGACTCCGCCGCGCGGGAAACGGCGCCAGCCCCGACGCCGGTACTGGCGTACCCGGCGGGGGCAATCCGGGGGCGCGTCCTCGACTCCACGCAGGGCGCCGGCGTGCCCGGCGTGCGCGTCCTGGCCCGGGGCGGGGACGCCGCCGGGGCGCCGCGGGAGGCGGTCACGGATCAGGGGGGGTATTACCATATTCGGGGGTTGGTCCCGGGAACGTATACGATCTGGACCGAGCGGTGGCCGGATCAGATTTTTGCGCTGGGGAGTTCGGCTGTGGCCGAAGCGAACGTGGATGGGTCCGGCACGGTCACGGGACCGGTATTCGAGGCCGCGCCGGCGGTATATGTGTCGGGGGAAGTGTTGGACGACGCGGGCAACCCCGTGGCGGATCCGAACATCGTGGTTGAGGTGGCCGGGGCGCCGGACGGCCCGTATGTTCACGCTGCGGACGCCGGCGGGCGCTTTCACATCGGCGGGCTGCATCCGGATGATCAGATCCGGATTGTCGCGAGAAAGCTTAGCGCCAGTTCCTCGGCGTTCGGGCCGGTGTCGGTCGGGCCGTCGGGACTTCAGGCGGTCTTGTTGCGGATGGGGGCGGCGCCCTGGCGGTAGCGGATCAGCAGACGCCGCCGCGGGCGGCCATGATCTCCACGAGGTCGTCGTATCCCATGAGCAGCGCGATCGCCATGGGCGTGAGCTTGCCGGTGTACCTTTCGCGCGCGTTGATGTCGGCGCCGTGCTCGAGCAGGAGTTCGGCGATGTCCGCCCGCCCATTCAAGGCGCTCCAGTGGAGCGGGGTGAGGCCCTCCTCCGAAATCGCATTGACCTGGGCGCCCGAACCGATCAAGGCTTTGGCGCGTGCGACATCCCCCTCGCGCGTCGCTTCCTGGAGCAGCAGGTCGATCTCGGAAACCGGCGCGCGCGGCGTCGGTTTGTCCGATACCAGCCGGCGCACCGTGTGGCTCATACCCCAATAGGCCTCGCCATCCACGGGGGGCGACGAGGACCGGAGAACTTCCTTGTCCTGCCGGGCCCGTTCCTGGCTGAGCAGCATTTCGGCCAACACGGTGTATCCGCTCTTGCGCGCGCGTGTGGCCGGCGTCTCGCCGGAT
Encoded proteins:
- a CDS encoding ankyrin repeat domain-containing protein; translation: MENPWIYTMDQSGETPATRARKSGYTVLAEMLLSQERARQDKEVLRSSSPPVDGEAYWGMSHTVRRLVSDKPTPRAPVSEIDLLLQEATREGDVARAKALIGSGAQVNAISEEGLTPLHWSALNGRADIAELLLEHGADINARERYTGKLTPMAIALLMGYDDLVEIMAARGGVC
- a CDS encoding carboxypeptidase regulatory-like domain-containing protein — its product is MSGPIFVISSMLVLLFLVMHLVGRQAAVPPEVSDTALRRDQVRQLLSGEYHREPLKNPDLGPGRLRCLVRDASGQGASGARLRITPIPPAASVLVPPAPHPHFWEVSADARGQAAIAGLPAGAFLVLATRAGDHAVARVDVGEGSGIAEAILVLSPNAPRAGTVKDRAGAPVAGATVTPLSARDWAGVAEPYRALQAGTDENGAFTLPHLPPGEWNLFVAAPGLAPRAVRAEGAEPITAVLDTGETIFAQLLREGDGRPLGNVKVALRATDPPGETYTVQTSGSGHFTVDHVRPATYALSLISDTYTASASLTVAPGQRAGLVPATPESRNMRIDPLTGTAVATPASGRAPSDSAARETAPAPTPVLAYPAGAIRGRVLDSTQGAGVPGVRVLARGGDAAGAPREAVTDQGGYYHIRGLVPGTYTIWTERWPDQIFALGSSAVAEANVDGSGTVTGPVFEAAPAVYVSGEVLDDAGNPVADPNIVVEVAGAPDGPYVHAADAGGRFHIGGLHPDDQIRIVARKLSASSSAFGPVSVGPSGLQAVLLRMGAAPWR